Below is a genomic region from Treponema sp. OMZ 798.
CTACTACATATAGTGATGAAGTTGAGATTGGTGCAGGATGGAAGACGATTTTTGTATGGATGTGGGCAAAATGCTTCTATGCGCATAGACAGAAAAAATGGATTCGGCTGTTGGAAAGATAACTCCCGGTTTTAATTTTAGTAATGAAACATTTGCAGAAAATTCTTGGTATTTTAGAAATGCTTTAGTTAGAGCAAATTATAATGATTTGCAGAACGGTATCCATGCAACAACTGAGTTCTTGGAATTGTTTTTTGAAAATCTTTTGATGGATGCCGAACATGAGCTGAAAAACAGATATATGCATATTGAATATGACGGCAAAAGCGCTGATCAAAGTGCAAATGTAAATATTTCAAAGTGCAAAAATTGCACTTTAGAAGAATTAGCTATTATGAAAGAGCTGATAAGAAATCCGAGTATTACACAAAAAGAATTGGCTCGTATTATTGGAAAATCAGAAAGAACCATTAAGACAAGAACCATAGAAATGCAAGAAAAGGGCTTAATTGCTCGAGAAAATGGGAAACGAAACGGTAGGTGGAAAGTATTCATAGAATAGTTACAAGAACAAATATTCAACTTGATTAACTGACAGAATATGGGAAAAGTGATATAATGGGGTGGATGAGAAATTGACAAAATAGAAGTTGTTGAGGTGATATGATGCATCATATTGAGATTTATGTAAGTAATTTAGACAAAAGCAAGGAATTCTATTCTTGGATACTTAGCATTTTAGGCTTTAAGTTGTTTCAGGAATGGGAAGACGGATTTTCTTATAAAAAGGATGGATTTTATATTGTCTTTGTGCAGGCAAAAGAAAAGTATCTAATTAGGGGATACAATAGATGCAGTATCGGATTAAATCATCTTGCTTTTCGGTGTCATAGCAAGGATGAAATCGATCAAATTAGGAAGTTGCTTATTCAGAGAAATATAGTTTTGCTATATGATAATAAATATCCAAATGCCGGTGGGAATGAACATTATGCAGTTTATTTTGAGGATCCGGATAGAATTAAAATAGAAATTTGTTTGGACTAACTTAAAAAAATTCAATACTTATAATCATAGATAAATCCCAGTTTGTCGAAGTAAAACAATTAAATAAAATTATAGAGAGGAAGTAAAAGCAAATAGCCGATACTTCCTTTTTTGATGCTTAAAAACAAGGAGGATACAATGAGAATAAGGAACCGATCTCCCACTATATCGGTGGAAATAATCAGAATAAGCAAGTAGTTAGGGCGATAGAGAGGAATCCTATCGTCTATTTTTTTACTCAAAATAAGAAAGGATAAGGAAATGGACAAAGAAAAAATGATTAACATCAATGCCAGTCTTGTGGAAGAACCGGTGTTTAGCTCATTTGAAAAAGATGGCGAAGAGGTAAAGGTGGCAAACTTCACTTTGGTGAAGAAGTACGGAGGCGGTAAGGAATACACCAAATGCTCGGTGTATGGCGAAAAAAGTGAGATGGCAAGGAACTTTAAGAAAGGCGATTTTATCCATGTGTTCGGCTACTTCAAGGAAAGAGCCAAGGCGTAAAGCATTTAATGGCAGAATAAAGACGGAATAACAAGTGAAACAAGGTTTGCAAAACTTAAATTCGAGAACATTAGATTGAGTTTATTCAATTTATATGGTATAATTGATAAAGTTTATGCAGATAGTAGAATGAACGATGGCACTTAATTATAAACCGTTATGGATACAACTAATAAAAAAGGATCTGATGAAAGTCGATGTCATAAGAATGGCGGGACTCACCACTAATGTTATGGCACAGATGGGAAAGAATAAGCCGATTACATTCAAAAACCTTGAGAGAATATGCAAGGCACTTGAATGCACTACGAATGATGTGATTAGTTTTGATGATAATTATGGAAAGGAAGAAGATGAGAGAAATTAAGTTAAAAGATGAAAGTGCAATGAATGTATTTTATGATGAAATTAATATTATAGTTGCTTATTTAAGTAACTATATTGTGATGATATAAATTAGAAGCTGTCTGATGCATATTTAGTGTTTAGAGAAACGCAGAATGGTTGTGTGAAATATGACGGATACTGAAGAGCAGTAGTTTTAAATAACATGAATCGGCAAGATATAAGAAAAGAGATTATCTTAAAAATAACTATCTATTTAGAAGGGAGAAACATATGCAACTGAAAAGAAAAGTGATTAGGAGTGGTCTGCTGAGAGGCGGCATCTTATTGATTATTATGGGTATCGGCACATATTTTACTTATAAAAGCGGAGATCTTAAGCAATTTCGGATGATGGTTGCAATTACGATTATATCGGCTTCAGTATCAGGGTTTTCGGCATTATATGACTATGATGTTTGGAGCGTTAAGAAAAAAATCACTCTTCATACTATAGCTATGCTTTGTACCGTTTATCCGGCTTTATTATACAGCGGATGGTTTGATACAAGTAAGATTTCAGGCTACTTTATTGCCTTGGCCTCTTTTGCGGGTGTTGGAATTGTACTTGCTTCTATCGGTTATTTGGTAAGTAAATATATATTGAAAAATGTCCCGGAAGAAAAATGATTTTGTAATAGAGGCTGAAAAGAGTTTAAACCCATTGATTCAGGAAGGGGAACTGACCTCGGAATGGTGGATATAATGCCTTATAAATTAATTACAACGGAACATGCATGGCATGAAGGAGAGGAAGATAGGATCTATCGGTATTGGAGAGATGTTCATGACAGCTTTTTTTCTGAAGAATATAAATCGGTAGGAAAAAATTTCTATGAACAAGCTTCGATGATATGCGAAGTATTTTAGACAAATCCCGGTTTGCCGCACTAAAGCAATTAAATAAAATCACTAAAAAGAAGTAAAAGCAAATAGCCGATACTTCCTTTTTTGATTCCGAAGAAATGTATATATACACATAAAAATGGAATGAATATTGAAATCGGCAGTAATTTGTGATAGAATATCGTTAATAAAAAGTGTGCAAATGAACAAAAATAAAGAGTGAAAGGGATAAAGAGAATCACCTAAAAAATATTTTTACAAATGTATATCTAAAAGATGTGATTGAAAGAAACAAGATTCAAAGTGCGGATGAGCTTGGAGTTTTGGTTGACTTGCTTGCCTCTGTAATCGGTGCTTCAACCAATCCTACGAAAATTGCCAATACCTTTGCAAGTGGGCATCAAATGATTTATACCAATAAGACGATTTCCAACCATATTGAACATTTAGCGGATGCCTTTTTGATTTCCAAGGCGAGCCGGTATGATATTAAGGGACGGAAGTATATTGGAGCAAATATGAAATATTACTTTACGGATTTAGGACTTCGAAACGCTCGTTTTAATTTCAGACAGCAGCAGCCTACTCATATCATGGAGAATATTGTCTATAATGAGTTATTGATTCGCAGCTATAATGCGGATGCCGGAACGGTCTATATGACAAAGAGGGCAAGCGTATCCGCAAGCAGCTGGAGGTTGACTTTGCGGCAAATCAGGGGAACCGGCGATATTATATTCAAGTTGCATTTGACATCAATTCGGAAGCTAAACAAAATCAAGAGTTTTATTCACTGCATAACATTCCCGATTCTTTTAAGAAGATTATCATTATAAGCGGCCGCAAGAAACCGTGGAGAAATGAAGATGGTTTTGTCATTATGGATATGAAAGATTTCCTACTCAATACGGATATTTTGGATATTGCGTAGATGAGAAGTTGTCGTCACTGCCTATACACTTAACAATCTCCTAAAAACATAGTATAATTAGGCGAAAGGAAATATTTGGATAGGCAGCAACCGTAGAAGCCGCTAAAATTTTTTGTAGGTTTTTCCGATAAAAGAGTATGAATTCAACCGGTTTTTTTTATGTGGTAAAAAATGTTGTCCTTTCTCCCATAGTAATTGGTGTTACTATCGTTTGCGGCCTACTTTTAAGCTTTATTTTTTATGTAATGAGCTATAAGAAAAAGCCTAGGCACTTTGTCACAAAAAAGAAAACTCCCAAGCCTGAAAAAGAAAAAACTCCTCCCCCCGAAGAAGAGTCTGAAGCCGAAGAAGATGAAGAGTAAAGAGTCCGTCCATTTGTATCGTTTTAAACTTTTTCCTGCCGTACTAAGTTAAGATATTCGTCTCTTCCCATAAAACCCGCAAATATCCCTATAAAGCCTCAATATCTCAGCCTCATCTTCTATGAAATAGCGGTGAACATTGGGGATTGCCTTAAAAAAAGTTTCCTGCCGCTTGGCGTAGTGCTTGGTATTCCGTTTTATAAGAGCCGAGACTTCTTCCAAGGCCGATTCGGGTTTTAAGCGGTTGTTTTCATCGAAGAATTCCCTGTAGCCTATGGCTTTGAGCCCTGGGCTTTCTCCCGTATAACCCATTTCGTAAAGCTTTTTTACCTCATCATAGAGCCCCTCGGCAAACATTGCATCGACCCTTTTCTCGATTCTTTCGTATAGAAGAG
It encodes:
- a CDS encoding ASCH domain-containing protein is translated as MPYKLITTEHAWHEGEEDRIYRYWRDVHDSFFSEEYKSVGKNFYEQASMICEVF
- a CDS encoding single-stranded DNA-binding protein, with the translated sequence MDKEKMININASLVEEPVFSSFEKDGEEVKVANFTLVKKYGGGKEYTKCSVYGEKSEMARNFKKGDFIHVFGYFKERAKA
- a CDS encoding VOC family protein; translation: MMHHIEIYVSNLDKSKEFYSWILSILGFKLFQEWEDGFSYKKDGFYIVFVQAKEKYLIRGYNRCSIGLNHLAFRCHSKDEIDQIRKLLIQRNIVLLYDNKYPNAGGNEHYAVYFEDPDRIKIEICLD
- a CDS encoding helix-turn-helix transcriptional regulator is translated as MALNYKPLWIQLIKKDLMKVDVIRMAGLTTNVMAQMGKNKPITFKNLERICKALECTTNDVISFDDNYGKEEDERN
- a CDS encoding winged helix-turn-helix domain-containing protein, which produces MDSAVGKITPGFNFSNETFAENSWYFRNALVRANYNDLQNGIHATTEFLELFFENLLMDAEHELKNRYMHIEYDGKSADQSANVNISKCKNCTLEELAIMKELIRNPSITQKELARIIGKSERTIKTRTIEMQEKGLIARENGKRNGRWKVFIE
- a CDS encoding DUF4143 domain-containing protein → MIERNKIQSADELGVLVDLLASVIGASTNPTKIANTFASGHQMIYTNKTISNHIEHLADAFLISKASRYDIKGRKYIGANMKYYFTDLGLRNARFNFRQQQPTHIMENIVYNELLIRSYNADAGTVYMTKRASVSASSWRLTLRQIRGTGDIIFKLHLTSIRKLNKIKSFIHCITFPILLRRLSL
- a CDS encoding DUF3021 family protein; translation: MQLKRKVIRSGLLRGGILLIIMGIGTYFTYKSGDLKQFRMMVAITIISASVSGFSALYDYDVWSVKKKITLHTIAMLCTVYPALLYSGWFDTSKISGYFIALASFAGVGIVLASIGYLVSKYILKNVPEEK